In Symmachiella dynata, the following are encoded in one genomic region:
- a CDS encoding OprO/OprP family phosphate-selective porin: MAYESSEESWSAEGQGNGEFNEHHRTLVAEFGDGVVLKTDDDEFELAIRILEQTDFKYFSPRDQMPARPGVYIPRFRAYFEGHVTSSYGYELSLQRSVEGAFDILDANINFQPSEEFQIKVGRFIVPYSYDWYDHLEQFFIAPERGLYPLNFGLSREAGVMFWGRLNEGEMQYALGGFSGQLSGLADTNTTRDLVGYLNFRPLRNTGSTMWENLNLGGSAAYGDQAFAGEPLPLRTSLQSSENDDAAQAASSVFLEYEEDVEVLGKREQAALHLAWYYEQLSFESEFQVGRFGYKKEDVATKVPVVGYNIALSYFITGEEVTGRKIVIPDRPFNPGSGQTGPGAIEPYVRYSYLQLGEQIFEEQLADGDDWTRQISMVDLGWNWYPNRYVKFYFDWQISMYGSPVVLNEEKDERSKTNQLFWLRAQVFF, from the coding sequence GTGGCCTATGAAAGCAGCGAAGAGTCGTGGTCGGCAGAAGGCCAGGGGAATGGAGAGTTCAATGAACACCACCGTACATTGGTGGCCGAATTTGGAGATGGCGTCGTTCTCAAAACAGACGACGACGAATTTGAGTTGGCGATCCGTATTTTAGAGCAGACCGACTTCAAATACTTTTCGCCGCGCGATCAAATGCCCGCGCGACCCGGCGTCTATATCCCCCGCTTCCGCGCCTACTTCGAAGGACATGTCACAAGCAGCTATGGCTACGAGTTGTCCCTGCAACGCAGCGTCGAAGGGGCGTTTGACATCTTAGACGCGAATATCAATTTCCAGCCGTCTGAAGAATTTCAAATCAAGGTCGGCCGGTTCATCGTGCCGTATAGTTACGACTGGTACGACCATCTGGAGCAGTTTTTTATCGCACCCGAGCGGGGCCTGTATCCGTTGAACTTTGGTTTGTCGCGCGAAGCAGGCGTGATGTTCTGGGGGCGGCTTAACGAAGGAGAAATGCAATACGCACTGGGTGGTTTTTCCGGCCAATTGTCCGGACTGGCTGATACGAACACCACCCGCGACTTGGTCGGCTATTTGAATTTCCGACCGCTGCGCAACACCGGTTCAACGATGTGGGAAAACCTGAACCTCGGTGGGTCCGCAGCCTATGGGGATCAGGCCTTCGCCGGCGAACCGTTGCCGCTACGAACGTCGCTGCAGTCCTCGGAGAACGACGATGCCGCCCAAGCCGCTTCGTCCGTGTTTCTAGAATATGAAGAGGATGTCGAAGTCTTAGGAAAACGCGAACAGGCAGCGCTGCATTTGGCTTGGTACTACGAGCAACTTTCCTTCGAATCCGAATTTCAAGTCGGGCGATTCGGATATAAAAAAGAGGATGTTGCCACGAAAGTGCCTGTTGTTGGATATAACATTGCCCTGAGTTATTTCATCACCGGCGAGGAAGTCACCGGTCGCAAAATCGTCATCCCCGACCGTCCGTTCAATCCGGGGTCCGGGCAAACTGGACCGGGAGCGATTGAACCCTATGTCCGTTACAGCTATCTGCAATTGGGCGAGCAAATCTTCGAAGAGCAACTCGCCGACGGAGACGATTGGACGCGACAAATCTCAATGGTCGACCTGGGCTGGAACTGGTACCCCAACCGGTACGTGAAGTTCTACTTCGATTGGCAAATCTCGATGTACGGCTCCCCGGTGGTGCTCAACGAAGAAAAAGACGAGCGCTCAAAAACCAATCAACTCTTCTGGCTACGAGCACAGGTTTTCTTTTAG
- a CDS encoding protein kinase domain-containing protein, which yields MDNRWLWPFELKEKIGQGGMGVVYRARYVKNDREVAVKILPAEIAADKKIATRFERELEVLKKLKHPNIVYCFGGKCEGDQHFYAMELVEGGSLERLLKKRGRLPWEQVIEYTLQLCSALYFAHEHGFIHRDVKPGNLLLTNTGKLKLSDFGLARARSDVGLTEHGKTMGTFHYMSPEQIRGKPPLTGSADLYAMGCVMYEMMAGRPPFRGHSPAEILQKHLEKPAPPVSTNAMDCPAALEQIILDLLEKRVEDRPLSAIDVARRLKQVTQTTSLDATTRDITIRNTQAAQAVQEAMGTSERSFSGRAVTPKSWSMVLAVVAVMLMALLFWNGYSSNRPQTAGKGGELWVEALKNSNSDVRIAAAKALGEIGPSAEGSVEALTLALSEDSNREVRRAAAESLGQIGAPAASAMRELDKVYQTDAEPQVRQEAEAASNAIRNSKKEDKSLGAWPFYLAGILVALAGIGAVVFSRIARTMRN from the coding sequence ATGGACAATCGCTGGCTGTGGCCGTTTGAACTCAAAGAAAAAATCGGACAAGGCGGCATGGGTGTCGTCTACCGGGCGCGGTACGTCAAGAACGACCGCGAAGTGGCAGTGAAAATCTTGCCGGCCGAGATTGCCGCCGACAAAAAAATCGCCACCCGCTTCGAGCGCGAATTGGAGGTGCTCAAAAAACTCAAGCACCCAAATATCGTGTATTGCTTTGGTGGAAAGTGCGAAGGGGACCAGCACTTTTATGCCATGGAACTTGTCGAAGGCGGGTCGCTGGAACGATTGCTCAAAAAACGGGGCCGACTCCCTTGGGAGCAGGTGATCGAATACACCTTGCAATTGTGCTCTGCTTTGTATTTTGCACACGAACATGGGTTCATCCATCGTGACGTCAAGCCGGGCAACCTGTTGTTGACGAACACGGGGAAACTCAAACTCAGCGACTTTGGCTTGGCACGGGCCCGTTCGGACGTCGGTCTGACGGAACATGGCAAGACCATGGGCACGTTCCACTATATGTCGCCGGAGCAAATCCGTGGCAAACCGCCGCTCACCGGCAGTGCGGATTTGTATGCGATGGGTTGCGTGATGTACGAGATGATGGCCGGTCGGCCGCCGTTTCGCGGACATTCCCCCGCTGAAATTTTGCAAAAACACCTCGAGAAACCCGCGCCGCCGGTTTCCACCAATGCCATGGATTGCCCGGCTGCACTGGAGCAGATCATTCTTGACCTGTTGGAGAAACGGGTCGAGGATCGTCCGCTGAGCGCCATTGATGTTGCTCGGCGGTTGAAACAAGTGACACAAACGACCTCGTTGGATGCGACGACACGGGACATCACCATCCGCAACACGCAGGCCGCTCAGGCCGTCCAAGAAGCGATGGGGACATCCGAGCGCAGTTTTAGCGGACGAGCAGTCACGCCCAAGTCCTGGAGCATGGTGCTGGCGGTCGTTGCAGTGATGCTGATGGCATTGCTCTTCTGGAATGGCTATTCCAGCAACAGGCCACAAACTGCCGGCAAAGGGGGTGAGCTGTGGGTCGAAGCGCTTAAAAATTCTAACAGTGATGTACGCATTGCCGCGGCCAAAGCGCTGGGAGAAATTGGTCCCTCTGCCGAGGGAAGCGTCGAGGCGTTGACTCTCGCACTCTCTGAAGATTCCAATCGGGAAGTGCGCCGTGCTGCTGCGGAATCCCTGGGACAAATTGGTGCTCCCGCGGCGTCAGCTATGCGAGAACTTGACAAGGTCTACCAGACCGACGCCGAACCGCAAGTCCGTCAAGAAGCTGAAGCAGCTAGCAATGCGATCCGCAATAGCAAGAAGGAAGACAAGAGCCTGGGAGCATGGCCGTTTTATCTGGCGGGGATTCTGGTCGCGCTGGCTGGAATTGGTGCTGTGGTCTTCTCGCGCATCGCCCGCACGATGCGAAACTAA
- a CDS encoding class I SAM-dependent methyltransferase has translation MTQQQKWDPQRYARNAGFVATLGMPVVELLAPQPGERILDLGCGDGVLTQKLAEMGCDVVGVDASADQIEAARERDLDAHVVDCHNLEFDKEFDAVFSNAALHWMKRPAEVIAGVRRALKPQGRFVGEFGGAGNIHQVQVALSAALTRREIDMETLWPWYFPTPEEYQAELQAAGFGVQSIELIPRPTPLPGALTDWLETFAESFLPPIPTEEHANFFQEIQDAAQASLCDEQGQWTVDYVRLRFAAIQESA, from the coding sequence ATGACACAACAACAGAAATGGGACCCGCAACGTTACGCGCGCAACGCCGGGTTTGTAGCAACGCTCGGAATGCCGGTCGTGGAACTGCTAGCCCCTCAGCCGGGAGAACGGATTTTAGATCTCGGGTGTGGCGATGGCGTGTTGACACAAAAACTCGCCGAGATGGGTTGCGACGTCGTGGGTGTCGATGCGAGTGCGGATCAAATCGAGGCGGCGCGCGAACGCGACTTGGACGCTCACGTGGTCGACTGCCACAACTTAGAATTCGATAAGGAATTCGACGCCGTCTTCAGTAATGCGGCGCTGCATTGGATGAAGCGTCCTGCCGAGGTCATTGCCGGAGTCCGCCGCGCCTTAAAACCGCAAGGACGTTTTGTCGGAGAGTTTGGCGGCGCGGGAAATATCCACCAAGTGCAGGTGGCACTTTCCGCCGCACTGACCCGTCGCGAGATTGATATGGAGACGCTCTGGCCCTGGTATTTTCCCACACCGGAAGAATATCAGGCCGAATTGCAAGCGGCCGGGTTTGGGGTCCAGTCCATCGAACTGATTCCGCGTCCCACTCCGCTGCCTGGAGCACTGACCGATTGGCTGGAAACATTCGCCGAAAGTTTCTTGCCGCCCATCCCCACAGAGGAGCATGCCAACTTCTTTCAGGAAATTCAGGACGCGGCCCAAGCCTCCCTGTGCGACGAGCAGGGACAATGGACGGTGGACTATGTCCGCCTGCGTTTTGCAGCGATTCAAGAATCGGCATAA
- a CDS encoding NADP-dependent oxidoreductase, with protein sequence MSRINRQITLAARPVGRPQESDFALVETPIPELEEGQFLIHTTYLSVDPYMRGRMNDRKSYAEPVKLGDVMVGEAVGKVVESKHPKFDVGDIVAGSIGWQEYCVTDGTDIRKVRTGNQPVSAALGVLGMPGLTAYFGLLEIADPAAGETVVVSGAAGAVGSTVGQIAKIRGCRVVGIAGTDEKVAYLTDELGFDAAFNYKTTKDYVAKLAELCPEGIDVYFDNVGGPITDAVFPLLNKHARVSVCGQISQYNATKLEQGPRLLWKLIEKQARVEGFLVFQFIDKFRTAMVDLAHWVEEGQLKYRENIEEGLENAPKIFLGLFDGENIGKQLVRVSPE encoded by the coding sequence ATGTCACGTATCAACCGTCAAATTACCCTCGCAGCGCGCCCCGTTGGCCGACCTCAGGAGTCCGATTTTGCACTTGTCGAGACTCCGATTCCGGAACTGGAAGAGGGACAATTCCTGATTCATACGACCTATCTGTCAGTCGATCCCTACATGCGGGGGCGGATGAACGATCGCAAGTCGTATGCCGAACCGGTCAAGTTGGGTGACGTAATGGTCGGCGAAGCGGTCGGCAAGGTCGTTGAGTCCAAGCATCCCAAATTCGACGTGGGAGACATCGTCGCTGGAAGCATCGGCTGGCAGGAATATTGCGTCACCGACGGCACAGACATCCGCAAAGTCCGTACTGGAAATCAACCGGTTTCCGCAGCACTGGGCGTGTTGGGTATGCCCGGTCTGACTGCCTATTTTGGGTTGTTGGAAATCGCCGACCCCGCTGCGGGGGAAACCGTCGTCGTTTCCGGCGCCGCCGGGGCCGTGGGATCCACAGTGGGGCAAATCGCCAAAATCCGCGGCTGCCGCGTCGTAGGCATTGCTGGAACGGATGAAAAGGTCGCCTATCTCACCGACGAACTCGGTTTCGATGCGGCATTCAACTACAAAACGACCAAGGACTACGTCGCCAAACTGGCCGAACTTTGTCCCGAGGGAATCGATGTCTATTTTGACAACGTCGGCGGCCCAATCACCGATGCTGTCTTTCCGCTGCTCAACAAACACGCACGGGTTTCCGTCTGCGGACAGATCTCGCAGTACAACGCCACCAAGCTGGAACAAGGTCCGCGGCTGTTGTGGAAACTGATCGAAAAACAGGCCCGCGTCGAAGGCTTTTTGGTCTTTCAATTCATCGACAAATTCCGCACCGCCATGGTGGACTTAGCGCATTGGGTCGAAGAAGGCCAATTGAAGTACCGCGAAAACATCGAGGAAGGTTTGGAAAACGCTCCCAAAATTTTCCTGGGCCTGTTCGACGGCGAGAACATCGGCAAACAACTCGTCCGCGTCAGCCCCGAGTGA
- a CDS encoding SGNH/GDSL hydrolase family protein, producing the protein MLRFFATLVALLALAQCTDAAEPVRERIEWADYWVTDAEKDDLPRVLFIGDSIVKGYFSAAEKQLAGKVRCARLATSKCVADPLFLDEVRLLLKQYRFDVIHFNNGLHGWGYSEDQYRDGLQKFLTALPKEAGDAKIVWATSTPMRASSDLKKFHEKNQRVVARNRLAAEVMKQRGLPTNDLYGLVEPHPDWHSKDGVHFNDRGKTAQGAAVAESVIKQLRDGVTPGKRDDVNDR; encoded by the coding sequence ATGCTACGGTTTTTCGCGACGCTCGTTGCACTCCTGGCACTTGCACAATGCACCGACGCTGCTGAACCGGTGCGGGAACGCATCGAATGGGCGGATTATTGGGTCACCGATGCGGAAAAAGACGACCTGCCGCGCGTGCTGTTTATCGGCGATTCGATTGTGAAGGGATATTTTTCCGCTGCGGAAAAGCAACTCGCAGGAAAGGTACGCTGTGCCCGGTTGGCGACCTCCAAATGTGTCGCTGATCCGCTGTTTCTCGACGAAGTCCGGTTGCTGCTCAAGCAATACCGGTTCGACGTGATTCATTTCAACAACGGACTGCATGGCTGGGGCTATAGCGAAGACCAGTACCGCGATGGTCTGCAAAAATTCCTGACGGCCCTCCCCAAAGAAGCGGGCGACGCCAAAATCGTCTGGGCCACCTCGACTCCCATGCGCGCCTCAAGCGACCTGAAGAAATTCCACGAAAAAAACCAGCGCGTCGTTGCCAGAAACCGCCTTGCCGCTGAGGTCATGAAACAACGAGGACTTCCCACCAACGATCTCTACGGATTGGTGGAGCCGCACCCCGATTGGCATTCCAAAGACGGCGTGCACTTTAACGACCGCGGCAAAACCGCACAGGGGGCCGCCGTCGCTGAGAGTGTGATCAAGCAGCTGCGTGATGGGGTGACGCCGGGAAAACGGGACGATGTCAACGACCGGTAG
- a CDS encoding preprotein translocase subunit SecA: MGLWDMLFGGGCPASVDVSGDHIWMSHAAKFHGIGRQLTETGDSAGVLLIAHFDETLAQLDAITAADHFNVPVHAILAQDLSTDIAIRWRMEQTATIDLIVADRHPLWSVDGELLQFAGELPCRCRVAYHQSLQDPLVKRFTGAWLEPMLEQMGMKADEAISSPLVSKRIKAMQKRIEAKAFGNHRAASATEWFELNFPES, encoded by the coding sequence ATGGGACTGTGGGACATGTTGTTTGGCGGGGGATGTCCCGCTTCGGTCGACGTCTCGGGCGACCACATCTGGATGTCGCACGCAGCAAAGTTTCATGGGATTGGTCGGCAGCTTACAGAAACCGGCGACTCGGCGGGGGTGCTGCTCATCGCGCATTTCGACGAGACACTGGCGCAGCTGGATGCCATCACGGCGGCAGATCATTTTAACGTCCCGGTGCATGCGATCCTCGCACAAGACCTCTCGACCGATATCGCCATTCGTTGGAGAATGGAACAGACAGCAACGATCGACCTGATCGTGGCGGACCGGCATCCGCTGTGGTCCGTTGACGGCGAACTCCTGCAATTCGCCGGGGAACTACCCTGCCGCTGCCGCGTAGCTTATCATCAATCCCTGCAGGACCCACTGGTCAAACGTTTCACCGGCGCCTGGCTGGAGCCGATGCTGGAACAGATGGGAATGAAAGCAGACGAGGCGATCAGCAGTCCGTTGGTCAGTAAACGCATCAAGGCGATGCAAAAGAGGATCGAAGCGAAGGCGTTCGGAAACCACCGCGCCGCATCGGCCACCGAGTGGTTTGAATTGAACTTCCCGGAGTCGTGA
- a CDS encoding leucine-rich repeat domain-containing protein encodes MTEPTPKSRLPRTGVVLLVGVVLLLGGGVLMVWLPYYHNQAAIAEVERLGGAKESEIVRPGWIPDAVENEYLWAFKRVTTIWLFDSQFDDAGLEHLRKLTNLRELLLDNTQISDVGLEHLRELTNLEDLRFDNTQVSNAGLEHLRGLNNLESLSLDSTQVSDAGLEHLRGLTKLSALNLNGTQVSDAGLEHLRGLNNLEYLSLNNTNVSNAGLEHLKGLTNLYSLLLGNTWVNDAGLEDLRGLTELSDLILDGTKVGDTGLEHLRRLTNLWSLSLTNTQVSDAGLLHLRGLSNLEYLSLDNTQVSDAGLEHLRGLTNLRSLSLTNTRVSDAGLENLRGLADLEQLYLNNTQVSDAGLEHLRGLTKIYNLSLGYTDVGDAGLKHLRGLPELILLELEGTRVSDAGLENLRGLSNIQSLHLNNTQIGDAGLQRLRGLTKLQILLIKNTQVSDDGVKKLQKALPDCEIDWTSPSD; translated from the coding sequence ATGACCGAACCCACCCCAAAAAGCCGACTACCGCGCACGGGCGTTGTTCTGCTCGTTGGTGTCGTGCTACTGCTCGGCGGTGGCGTGCTGATGGTGTGGTTGCCGTACTATCACAATCAAGCGGCAATTGCCGAGGTCGAACGACTTGGAGGAGCGAAAGAGTCAGAGATCGTTCGTCCTGGCTGGATCCCAGATGCGGTGGAGAATGAGTATTTATGGGCGTTTAAAAGAGTGACCACAATTTGGTTGTTTGATAGTCAGTTCGATGATGCCGGACTTGAGCATCTCCGAAAACTGACCAACCTACGGGAGCTGTTGCTCGACAACACCCAGATCAGTGATGTTGGGCTGGAACATCTTAGAGAGCTAACCAACCTTGAAGATCTAAGGTTCGACAACACTCAAGTCAGTAATGCGGGGCTTGAGCACCTCCGAGGATTGAACAACCTTGAGTCCCTATCGCTCGACAGCACTCAAGTCAGTGATGCGGGGCTTGAGCATCTCCGAGGGCTGACCAAGCTTTCTGCACTAAATCTCAACGGCACTCAAGTCAGTGATGCGGGTCTTGAACACCTCCGAGGATTGAACAACCTTGAGTACCTATCTCTCAATAACACCAATGTCAGCAATGCAGGGCTAGAGCATCTCAAAGGGTTGACCAATCTTTATTCCCTGCTTCTCGGAAACACCTGGGTCAATGATGCTGGACTAGAAGATCTCCGTGGTTTGACCGAACTTTCTGATCTTATACTCGACGGCACCAAAGTCGGTGACACTGGGCTTGAGCATCTCCGAAGACTGACCAACCTGTGGTCCCTGTCACTCACCAACACCCAGGTTAGTGATGCTGGACTCTTGCATCTCCGAGGATTGTCCAACCTTGAGTATCTATCGCTCGACAACACTCAAGTCAGTGATGCGGGGCTTGAGCATCTCCGAGGACTAACCAACCTGCGGTCCCTGTCACTCACCAACACCCGGGTCAGTGATGCTGGGCTTGAGAATCTCCGGGGGCTGGCTGACCTTGAACAGCTATATCTCAATAACACCCAAGTCAGTGATGCTGGGCTTGAGCATCTCCGAGGATTGACCAAAATATACAACCTATCGCTCGGATACACCGATGTTGGAGATGCCGGACTCAAGCATCTCCGAGGATTGCCCGAACTTATATTGCTGGAGCTCGAAGGTACCCGAGTCAGTGATGCTGGACTTGAGAACCTTCGTGGGCTGAGTAACATTCAGTCCCTACATCTCAACAACACTCAAATTGGTGATGCAGGGCTTCAGCGTCTCCGGGGATTGACCAAACTTCAGATCCTATTGATCAAGAACACCCAAGTCAGTGATGATGGGGTCAAGAAACTCCAGAAAGCTCTACCCGATTGCGAAATTGATTGGACTTCGCCGTCGGATTAA